The genomic DNA AGTGTGAGAATTGCTATGATGGAACACGGATGCCTGACTCTGAACGCCCATCTCCGTTGCTGCCGCGGATTGCCGCGGGCGATCAATCGGCCGTTTCGGAGTTGATGGACAGGTACGGGGATCTGTTGTGGTCGCTGGCGAGGTCGTTCACCCGATCGACGGCTGACGCGGAGGAGGCGGTTCAGGACATCTTTGTCTGCCTTTGGGAGCGTGCGGATCGTTACTCTGCGGCACTGGGCGAGGAGGTGACGTTCGTGTCCGTCGTCGCGCGTCGTCGTCTGATTGATCGGTGGCGGAAGGAGTCGAAGCAGCCGGGGACGATGCCGGATGCGGGCGTGGATTCGGCCGGGGATGCGGAGCGTCCGGTTTCGGGTGTGATCCGGAGCGAGGATGTTGAAGAGGCGATGCGGGCGATTTCGGAGCTCGGAGAGGACCAGCGTCTGGTGATCACGCTCTCGATCGCGCACGGGCTTACGCACGAGGGAATAGCGGACCACACGGGAATTCCCTTAGGAACTGTGAAAACCCACATCCGTCGGGGCTTGGCGAGCGTTCGTGAGAGGTTGGCACGTGCGAAGGAGATCGGGAGGGCGACGCCATGAGCGAGCAGCGTCCACCCAATTTCGGGAACCGCGAGGATTCGAGAGACGTTCGCTCGATTGAGGATGCGCGTATCGATGCGGCGACCGGACAGGTGGGGGGTGTTTCGGACGACTTCGCGCCGCCGACTGAGGAGGAGCGTGCGGCGGCGGCGATCCATATCGCGCGGGCTCCGGCGGAGCGGATGCCCGATTCGGTGCGCCAGCGTCTGGAGGCGGCCATGGCCTCGCGGATGGCGCAGCGTGATGTGTCGGGGGAGATCCCTCGGTTGGTTGAGAGCGCGGGCCGGGTTCCGGACGTTCAGGGCACGAGTCGCAGGAGAAAGCCGATGATCTGGCGTGTGGTTCCGTGGGTTGCGGCGGCGGCGGGGATTGCGTTTGCGGTGTATACCGGCTACACGGGGAATCAGGCGCTTCAGCGGCGGAACGCTGAGTATGCGGTCCTTCAGAGCAAGTTTGATGAGATGCAGACGCGGGCCACGTCGAACGAGACGGTGCTGGCGTCGGCACGGAGCCGCGCGGCGGAGTTGGAGCGTGAGTTGAGTGCCGCGCGTGAAGGGATGAGCGACCGTGATGTTCGGCTTGTGGAGGCGGCCAAGCGTGAGCTTGAGCTTGCGGAGCGGCTTGCGTCTGTCACGGCGCAGTTTGAATCGGCGGGTTCGCGGCTGGCTTCGGTCGAGCGTGAGCTGAATGAGTCTCGTCTGACGCTGGCGAGGTTGCAGGCGCCGATCGATCCGGCGGAGCTTCGCCAGAATCGGACGAAGCTGCTGGACGTGCCGGATTCGGTCCAGATCGCGTGGGCTCCGTTCAATCTTCCGGACTCTCCGGCGGAGCAGCTGGGCGTGCAGGGAGATGTGGTGTGGAACGATCGGTTGCAGACAGGTTTCCTGCGATTCGTCGGGCTGAACCCGAATGATCCGAATATCGAGCAGTACCAGGTCTGGGTGATCGATGAGCGGGGGCTGGAGCAGAAGGTTTCCGGCGGCGTGTTCAATGCGAGTGCTGAGGGTGAGATCGTGGTGCCGATTGAGCCGGGGATCGCGGTGGGGCGTGTGGCACTGTTTGCGATCACGGTCGAGAATCCGGGTGGGACGTGGGTACCCGACTTGAAGCGCCGGGTTGTGGTTGCTCCACGGGGTGAGTGAGCCGGCGGATGCCCGGCGGCGAGAGGTGACTTAGCATCTGATCGATGATGTGGACGATACTGGGCGGCGTGGGTCTGTTCTTGCTCGGCATGTCTCTCATGACCGAGGGGCTGAAGGCGGCGGCCGGCGGGACGCTGCGGGCGATTCTTGAGCGACGCGTTTCTAGCCCCGGGCGCGGGGTGTTCTGGGGGGCGGTGCTGACCGCGCTTGTTCAGTCGTCTTCGGCGACGACGATGACGACGATCGGATTTGTCAGTGCGGGGCTGCTGACGTTTCCGCAGGCGGTCGGGGTGATTTTCGGTGCGAACCTCGGGACGACGAGCACGGGGTGGCTCGTTTCGCTTCTCGGGTTCAAGGTGTCGGTCGGGGCTTTCGCGCTACCGTTGGTCTTTGCCGGGGCGGTGATGCGGCTCTTTGGGCGGGGAAGGTTGTCGCAGTCTGGGTTGGCGGTCGCGGGGTTCGGGCTTCTGTTCGTCGGCCTTGCGACGCTCCAGTCGGGCATGTCGGGGCTCTCTGAGCGATTCAGCCCTTCGGACCTGCCTCAGCCGACACTGTTCGGGCGGCTTGCGTTGGTGGGGATCGGGCTGGCGATGACAGTGGTGATGCAGTCTTCGAGCGCGGCGGTCGCGACGACGCTGACGGCGTTGCACGCGGGCGCGATCGAGTTGGACCAGGCGGCGGCGCTCGTGATCGGCCAGAACATCGGTTCGGCGGTGACATCTGCGATCGCGGCGATCGGAGGGTCGACGGCGGCGAAGCGGACCGCGCTGTCGCATGTGCTGTTCAATGTAGTTGCGGCGGCGATCGCGGTGGGCGGGCTCTCCGTGCTGACATGGGGTGCGGAGTGGGTGAGGGCGCACGCTGGGGAGCATGGAGACTCGATCGCGATCGCGATGTTTCATACGCTGTTTAATCTGTGTGGCGTGGTGATTCTGCTGCCGCTGGTCGGGCAGTTTTCGCGGCTGATCGAGCGGATGCTGCCGGAGCGTCGATCGTCGATGCTTGCGCACCTTGACCCGCGGATTCGTGAGACGCCTTCGGTTGCTCCGGAGGCGGCGAGACGGACGCTGCTCGAGGCGACGGCGATCATCGCGAGGGAGTGCGCGGGGGTGCTTGGCGGACAGAGAGGGGTCGCACTTCGGGAGCTGGATGCGGCGGGGCATGCGGTGGGTGAGGCGGCGGGGTTTCTGACGCAGACGGCGGGAGATGGCGGGGGATCGCATGTGGCTTCACGGGTTGCGGTGATGCACGCGATCGACCATCTGGGACGTTGGATTGAGACGCTGCGGGAGATGCCGCGGGGTAGCGGGGATGGGTATGCCGGAGATGAGTTGAGACAGCTCAGGGCCGAGGCGGGTGTCAGGTTGGGCGAGATCCAGCGATGGGGGATGGGAGAGCAGGGGATCGATGTCGAGGCGATCGGGAGGTTGAGCAAGGGGATCGCGAACGCTCGCACGCGGACGCGAGCGGCGATCCTTGAACGCACGGCCACGGGGTTGGCATCGCCGACGCAGGCGTCAGCGTGGATCGAAGAGCTGAAGTGGCTGGATCGATTGATGTACCATGCGTGGCGAGCCACGGCGCATCTTCAGCCCGTGCCTGTCGATGGGGGCGCAGTGAATGAGGCCCACTCGGAGAGTATGGGCGGTGTCGATCATTCCACGTAGGGCCGGAGGCGGCTCAGCCGCGGGCAGGGGCGAGGAGGGCTTCGGGATCCTGGAGGAGTCGGACGATCTCTGCGAGGGCGAGGGCGGCGGTCGCGCCATCGACGACGCGGTGGTCGCAGGCGAGCGAGAGGGGCATGAGTTTGCCGACAAACATGCCGCCGTTACGGACGACGACGCCCTCGCGTGTGCGGCCGACGGCGAGGATGCCGACCTCGGGGTAGTTGATGATCGGGGTGGCGAAGCGTCCGGCGTATGAGCCGACGTTGCTGATGGTGAAGGTGGAGCCCATCAACTGATCGCGCGGGATAGAGCGGTCGCGAGCGGAGGAGGCGATCTGGTTGACGTGGCGGCCGATCTCGAGGACGCCGAGGGCATCGCAGTCGCGAACGACGGGGACCATGAGGCCGTTGTCGGTGTCGGTGGCTATGCCCATATGGATCGCGCGGTGCTGGATGATCTCTTCGTTGGCATCGTCGGTCGTGCTGTTGAGCACGCGGAACTGGTCCATGGAGAGCGTGCGGCAGACGGCGGAGCAGACGAAGGGGAGGAATGAGACCTTCTCGCCGGACGCGGCGGCAAGCTTCTTGCGGAGGGTGTCGAGCGCGGAGACATCGGCCTCGTCCATGACGTTGAAGTGGACGGCCTGGTTGACGGATTCGCGAAGGCGGTTGGCGATGGTGCGGCGGACGCCCCGGAAGGGGATACGTGTGACGGCTTCGCCGGGGGCGAAGGTCACGGCGGGGCGAGGAGCTGGAGCGGGCGTTGCGGCGCGAGCCGGAGCGGCGGGCGCGGGTGTGCGCGGTGCTGGTGCCGGGGTCCGCGAGGTTGTGGTCGTTGCGGCGGCGGGGATGGACGGCTGTGCCATATCGCAACGGGGGCCACCGGATGCGCCACCGGATGCGGCGGCGCGGACGTCCTTCTCCGTGACGCGGCCACCGATGCCGGAGCCGCTGACGCGATCGATGTCGATGTTCAGATCGCGGGCGAGGCGGCGGACGGCGGGGGTGGCGAGGGCTTTGCCCGGAGCGGCGGACATGCCGGCGAGTTCGCCCGACATCTTGCCGACGACTGTGCCGGCGTCCTCGCGATGGGCGGGTTCGGCGGGCTCGGCGTGGGCGCCGTTGGCATGGCCGGAGGAAGCGGGCTTGGCGGAAGCCGCGGGCTTGGACTCGCTGGCGGCGTCACCGACGTACGTCACGAGGGGGTTGCCGACGTGCTGGATCTCGCCTTCGACGCCGTGCAACTCCTTGATGGTGCCGGCGCGGGGGCTTGGGACTTCGACAAGGGCCTTGTCGGTCTCCATCTCGGCGAGGATGTCGTGCTCGGCGACGGTCTGGCCGACCTGTACACGCCACTTGATGAGTTCGGCCTCGTGCACACCCTCGCCGAGATCGGGGAGGATGAAGACGTTGGGGTCGGCGGACTTCTGATGCGCCATTGGTCGCAACTCCTACAGATTTCCAGCCATCCGCATGCGATGGCCCATGGTCTACTTCGGCGCGCGTGGGGCGCGTCCCTTCTTCAAGACACTGCGGGCTGAAAGCCCTCCGAGCACGAGGCCGAGAACAGCACCCGCCCAGTTTGTCGTCCAGTACTCCAGTTCAAAGACGGTAACGGGGCGGGGCGGAACGGGTGGAAGGTGCGGCATCAGGAACCAGCCGCCGAGAAAGAAACAGCCGATGAAGACGACGATGAACGAGATGATCGCGTTGGTCGTCCGCATCCGGGCTTCTCAGTACGAAAGCGTTTGAACGATCGCTTCGCCGATGCGTTCGGCGTTGGGGAGGTACTCCAGCTCAAGCTTGTAGTAGGGCATGACGGTGTCGAAGCCGGCGACGCGCTGCACGGGGGCCTTCAGGTGCAGGAAGCAGTGTTCCTGGATGATGGCGGAGAGTTCGGCGCCCATGCCGCAGGTCTTGGGCGCTTCGTGGACGATGACGCAGCGGCCGGTCTTCTGGACCGACTGGATGATGGTGTCCTGGTCGATGGGGTAGATGGTTCGGAGGTCGATGAGCTCGGCGGAGACATCTTCGGGGAGTTTGTCGAGGGCGGCGAGGCACTCGAAGACCGATGCGCCCCAGGAGACGACGGTGATGTCGGTGCCTTCGGAGACGACCTTGGCCTGGCCGATGGGGATGGTGTACTCGTCTTCGGGGATCTGCTCGCGATAGGAGCGGTAGACGCGCTTGGGCTCGAAGAAGACGATCGGGTCGGGGTCGCGGATGGCGGAGAGGAGGAGCCCTTTGGCGTCGTAGGGTGTGCAGGGCATGACGACCTTGAGGCCGGGCGTGTGGGCGTAGATGGATTCGGGGGAGTCGGAGTGGAGTTCGGGGGCGTGGATGCCGCCGCCGACGGGAACGCGGACGGTCATGGGGACGGTGATCGCTCCGCGTGAGCGTGTGCGATAGCGTGCGGCGTGGTTGGTGAGCTGGTCGTATGCGGGGCCCATGAACCCTTCGAACTGGATCTCGGGGATGGGACGCATGCCGCCCATGGCCAGGCCGATGGCGGTGCCCATGATGCCGGACTCTGCAAGGGGCGTGTCGACGACGCGGTCGGCGCCGAAGCGTTTCTGGAGGCCGTCGGTGACGCGGAAAACGCCGCCGTTCAGTCCGACGTCCTCACCGAGGCAGACGACGCGATCGTCGCGTTCCATCTCCTGGTAGAGGGCCTCGTTGATGGCGTCGACGAGGGTGAGGCCCTTCTCTTTCATCATGTCGGTGCGGGGCATGGACGGCTCCGTGAAATGCGAACTACTAGGTGGACAGGACTCAACTATTGCTCCATTGCGATCCGACTGAGAACGAGTCAAGCCATTGGTCCAAGCTAAGCGGGCTCAATCTCTTCATTGTGGTTTGCCCTCCGACACTCTCGGCAACGACTGGATTGAGCCCAGTCGCATCAATCAAGTCTTGCACGAGCGGCATGGACTGAGTGGCCATCAGGACCTGACATTTTTCTGTGGCTCCTCGAAGCAAGCCGCTCAAGACATGAAGTGCGAGAGGGTGGAGACCCAACTCGGGCTCATCGATCACCATGAACTTCGGACGGTGCTCCAAGGGTTGGAGCAAGAGAGTGACTAAGGCCATCAGTCGGAGCGTTCCGTCCGATGCTTGATCGACGTCAAACTCGGTGGAAACCGATGTCTCCTTCCATCGAAGCCGGATTGATCTCCTGTCAAGGCCCATTGGCGTTAACACAAAGTCATCGAACTGCGGTATCGCGGCTCTGAGGTGCCGTCGAATTTCCTTGTAGACGTCTGGATATCCATCTCGTATCGCAAGAAGGACAGCGGGGAGGTTTCCGCCATTGCTCTTCAGTGTGACATTGTCATTGACAGAGCAGTTTTGCCTGAGCGGCGACGTCAGGGAGGTGTCGTGGAACTGAAAGGCACGGCATCCGTTCAAAAGCCATCGCACTACACCTGCTGGCTTGACGCCGTCCTCAGAAGCCGATCGCAGTGAAGATTCTCGATGGCCTGCACCAAGTGAATGCTCGGCTTCGGGCTGGGTCGAGCCGGTGCGTTTGAAGCTTACTCGTTCATCGGTGAATACGAATGAATCTCCTGCCGCATGAGCGATGCTAAAGCTGTATTGATTGGTGCCTTGATCAGCACGGAGCGTCATTGAAGCCTCGATGATGCGTGATACGCTCGGTCCGTGGTGCAGTACCTTGCTCGCGCCTCCGCATCGCTGCTGAACGAACTCGGATTGAAATGCGCCGGTTTGCATGAATCCGAGCATCTGGAAGAATGACAGCAAGCTTGACTTGCCTGAGCCATTAATTCCGACAATCACGGTCAGGTCGTCAAGATTGATATCGAGCGACTTGATCGCCTTGTAGCTTCGCAACGACAGATGCTCAACGTGTCGCATGGTGATCCCTTCAAGCCACGCTTGACTGATGGTCTGCCAGTCCGGCCTGGGTAGGGTCTTGGCCGAGCGAGCTGGTGCGCATGGTGCGCTTCTGGCGCTCGAGTTCTTCGGGGATCTCGGCGTAGGTGTAGTCGAAGATGTCGCTGATGAGGGGCTTCTCGATGGTCTCGGCGGCCTTGACGACGTCGGCGACGAAGACCTTGGCCTTCTCTTCGGCGGCCTTCTGCTTCTCGTCGGACCAGAGGTTCTTGCGTTCGAGGTACTTTCGGAGGCGGATCATGGGGTCCTTGCCGACCCATGCGTCCACTTCCTTCGTGTCGCGGTAGCGACGGGCGTCGTCGGCGGTGGTGTGGTCGGCCAGCCGGTAGGTGACGGCCTCGATGAAGGAGGGGCCGCCGCCCTGGCGGGCGCGTTCGATGGCATCCTTGCTGGCCTTGTGAACGGCGAGGAGGTCGTTGCCGTCGACCTGGATGGTTGGCATGTCGTAGGCGAGGGCCTTCTGGGCGACTGTGGCGGAGTTCATCTGCTGGTCACGCGGGACGCTGATGGCCCACTGGTTGTTCTGGCAGAAGAAGACGCAGGGGACCTGAAGGGTGGAAGCGAAATTCATGGCCTCGTGGAAGTCGCCTTCGGAGGTGGCGCCGTCGCCGAAGTAGGTGATGGTGACGCGGGGCTCCTTCTTGAGCTTGAAGGCCCAGGCGATGCCGGTGGCGTGGAGCATCTGGGTGCCGATGGGGATGGAGAGGGGCGTCATGTTGACGCCCTCGGGGATCTGGTTGCCACGCTCGTCGCCCATCCAGTGAAGGAGGATGTAGTGCATGGGGAGGCCGTGCAGGAAGAGGGCGGCGTTCTCGCGGTAGCAGGGGACGAGGAAGTCAACGCCCTTCTTGGCGGCGTAGCCGGAGCCGATGGCGGCGGCTTCCTGGCCCTTGTTCTGCGGGTAGGTGCCCATGCGTCCGGATCGCTGGAGCTTGAAGGCGATCTCGTCGAGCTGGCGGCAGTCGATCATGAACTGGTAGAGCTTCAGGATCTCCTCGTCGGAGAGGGTGTCCTTGGCGAGCTTGGCGTCGACGTGGCCCTCCTCGTCCATGATCTGGAGGTACTCAACGGACGCCGAATAGACGGTGCGGCTGGGCATGAGCCGGGCTCCTCTGGGTTCGGTCCTAGTTTACGCCAGAAAGGTGGCGATCGCGCCCCGCGTGATGAGAAGAAACGGCACGCGGCGAGTGGCGTGTGGTGGGGGATCGCTCACGCGGAGTGTCACCAGCGGCTTTGCGGGCTACTGGTGGGACGCGGCGTGGGCACGGTGGTCGGCGGGGGCTTGCGCGAACTGGCTTTGCCGATCGCCGGGGAACTGTTTGATGCCGTCCTGTTTGGGCGTGCGGCCTGAGCCCTTGGCATTCGGCGAACGCTCGGAGATGATGAACTGGTTGTTTGACATCGCGTCGGAGTGCTTGAGCGCGGCGTCGGCGGCCTTGAGCATGGTCTCGTCGGCGTTGTCGTAGAGCGCGCGGATGTTGGCGTGGAACTCGCACTCGGCGAGGTCGAGGAAGTGGATGGCCGCGGCGCGATCGCGCTCGAACTCGAGATCGGCACCGTTGCCCTTGCCGGCGTGCGACTTCAGATCGGAGTCGAGCTTGGCGAGGGTGCAGAGGGCGGCGTGGGCGAGGAGGGCGCAGTCGGCGAGTCTTGCCTGGACTGCCTGGTGGACGAGCAGGCGTTCCTCGAAGCGTTTGCTCGTGATCTTGAACTGGTAGGTGTGCTCCTGGACCATGCGGCAGATGCGCTCGGCGTAGGGGCGGAGCGAGGAGTCGATGGTTGAGGAGGAGATGGTGGGGACGCGTCGGCGGATGCCGAGGAAGACTTCGAGACCGAGCGGGACTGCGGCTCGCATGATCTTGGGCTTGAGGAGGTTGGGGGTGATGCGTGCGAGGTTCTTGGCGAAGGACTCGTCCTTGTCCCAGTCGACTTTTTCTTTGACGGCGAGCATCTTCTCGGCGAGTTGCTTGCCTCCGTATCCGAAGATATAGGCCTGCATGACGTCGTTTGCGCCCTCGACGATGAGGTTGATGCGCGAATCGCGGAAGATGCGTTCGACCTCGTTCTCGGTCATGTAGGACTCGCCGCCCATGATCTGCACGGCGTCGTTGACGACTCGCCATCCGTACTCGGAGCAGAAGACCTTGCAGAGGGCGGTTTCGACCTGGATGTCCTCGTCGTGGCGATCGAGCATGCCGGTCGTCATATAGAGGACTGCATCCATCGCGTAGTCGTACGCGGCCATTCGGGCGATGCGCTGGCGGACGAGTTCCTTGTCCGCGAGGGGGAGCCCGAACTGGAATCGCGTCTGCGACCACTTTGTGGCCTGGTCGCGGCAGCGGCGCGCGCCGCCGAGCATTCCGGCGGAGAGGGTGCAGCGTCCGTAGTTGAGACATGAGAGGGCGATCTGGAGCCCGCGTCCTTCTTGTCCGAGGAGGTTGCACTTGGGGACGCGGACGTTGTTGAATCGGATGCGGGCCTGCCATGTGCCGCGGATGCCGCATTTGGAGCGGTTTTTCTGGAAGATGTCAACGCCTTCGAGCCATGGGTGGCAGACGAGTGCGGAGATCTTTCCCTTACCGTCGGGTCGGCTTTCGCGGGCCATGACGGTGAAGAGGCCGGAGATTGCTCCGGATGTCGCCCACTTCTTTTCGCCGTTGATGATGTAGTCGCCGTTCTCGTCTTTGGTGAAGGTGGTTTCGCAGCCGCCCGCATCGCAGCCGACGTTGGGTTCTGAGAGACAGAACGCGCTGAGCCAGTCTTTGGCGAGGTGCGGGAGCCAGAGTTTTTTCTGTTCCTCTGAGCCGTAGAGCATGACGGCCTTGCAGCCGATCGACTGGTGTGCGGAGACGAGGACGGCGGTGGAGCCGCAGTACATGCCGATGCGTTCGAGGACGCGGTTGTAGGAGGTGATGCCGAGTCCGAGGCCGCCGAAGTCCTTGGGGATGGTCATGCCGAGCACGCCGATCTCG from Phycisphaeraceae bacterium includes the following:
- a CDS encoding AAA family ATPase, whose translation is MRHVEHLSLRSYKAIKSLDINLDDLTVIVGINGSGKSSLLSFFQMLGFMQTGAFQSEFVQQRCGGASKVLHHGPSVSRIIEASMTLRADQGTNQYSFSIAHAAGDSFVFTDERVSFKRTGSTQPEAEHSLGAGHRESSLRSASEDGVKPAGVVRWLLNGCRAFQFHDTSLTSPLRQNCSVNDNVTLKSNGGNLPAVLLAIRDGYPDVYKEIRRHLRAAIPQFDDFVLTPMGLDRRSIRLRWKETSVSTEFDVDQASDGTLRLMALVTLLLQPLEHRPKFMVIDEPELGLHPLALHVLSGLLRGATEKCQVLMATQSMPLVQDLIDATGLNPVVAESVGGQTTMKRLSPLSLDQWLDSFSVGSQWSNS
- a CDS encoding 2-oxo acid dehydrogenase subunit E2: MAHQKSADPNVFILPDLGEGVHEAELIKWRVQVGQTVAEHDILAEMETDKALVEVPSPRAGTIKELHGVEGEIQHVGNPLVTYVGDAASESKPAASAKPASSGHANGAHAEPAEPAHREDAGTVVGKMSGELAGMSAAPGKALATPAVRRLARDLNIDIDRVSGSGIGGRVTEKDVRAAASGGASGGPRCDMAQPSIPAAATTTTSRTPAPAPRTPAPAAPARAATPAPAPRPAVTFAPGEAVTRIPFRGVRRTIANRLRESVNQAVHFNVMDEADVSALDTLRKKLAAASGEKVSFLPFVCSAVCRTLSMDQFRVLNSTTDDANEEIIQHRAIHMGIATDTDNGLMVPVVRDCDALGVLEIGRHVNQIASSARDRSIPRDQLMGSTFTISNVGSYAGRFATPIINYPEVGILAVGRTREGVVVRNGGMFVGKLMPLSLACDHRVVDGATAALALAEIVRLLQDPEALLAPARG
- a CDS encoding RNA polymerase sigma factor — its product is MPDSERPSPLLPRIAAGDQSAVSELMDRYGDLLWSLARSFTRSTADAEEAVQDIFVCLWERADRYSAALGEEVTFVSVVARRRLIDRWRKESKQPGTMPDAGVDSAGDAERPVSGVIRSEDVEEAMRAISELGEDQRLVITLSIAHGLTHEGIADHTGIPLGTVKTHIRRGLASVRERLARAKEIGRATP
- a CDS encoding alpha-ketoacid dehydrogenase subunit beta, translating into MKEKGLTLVDAINEALYQEMERDDRVVCLGEDVGLNGGVFRVTDGLQKRFGADRVVDTPLAESGIMGTAIGLAMGGMRPIPEIQFEGFMGPAYDQLTNHAARYRTRSRGAITVPMTVRVPVGGGIHAPELHSDSPESIYAHTPGLKVVMPCTPYDAKGLLLSAIRDPDPIVFFEPKRVYRSYREQIPEDEYTIPIGQAKVVSEGTDITVVSWGASVFECLAALDKLPEDVSAELIDLRTIYPIDQDTIIQSVQKTGRCVIVHEAPKTCGMGAELSAIIQEHCFLHLKAPVQRVAGFDTVMPYYKLELEYLPNAERIGEAIVQTLSY
- a CDS encoding anti-sigma factor, encoding MSEQRPPNFGNREDSRDVRSIEDARIDAATGQVGGVSDDFAPPTEEERAAAAIHIARAPAERMPDSVRQRLEAAMASRMAQRDVSGEIPRLVESAGRVPDVQGTSRRRKPMIWRVVPWVAAAAGIAFAVYTGYTGNQALQRRNAEYAVLQSKFDEMQTRATSNETVLASARSRAAELERELSAAREGMSDRDVRLVEAAKRELELAERLASVTAQFESAGSRLASVERELNESRLTLARLQAPIDPAELRQNRTKLLDVPDSVQIAWAPFNLPDSPAEQLGVQGDVVWNDRLQTGFLRFVGLNPNDPNIEQYQVWVIDERGLEQKVSGGVFNASAEGEIVVPIEPGIAVGRVALFAITVENPGGTWVPDLKRRVVVAPRGE
- the pdhA gene encoding pyruvate dehydrogenase (acetyl-transferring) E1 component subunit alpha, with the translated sequence MPSRTVYSASVEYLQIMDEEGHVDAKLAKDTLSDEEILKLYQFMIDCRQLDEIAFKLQRSGRMGTYPQNKGQEAAAIGSGYAAKKGVDFLVPCYRENAALFLHGLPMHYILLHWMGDERGNQIPEGVNMTPLSIPIGTQMLHATGIAWAFKLKKEPRVTITYFGDGATSEGDFHEAMNFASTLQVPCVFFCQNNQWAISVPRDQQMNSATVAQKALAYDMPTIQVDGNDLLAVHKASKDAIERARQGGGPSFIEAVTYRLADHTTADDARRYRDTKEVDAWVGKDPMIRLRKYLERKNLWSDEKQKAAEEKAKVFVADVVKAAETIEKPLISDIFDYTYAEIPEELERQKRTMRTSSLGQDPTQAGLADHQSSVA
- a CDS encoding acyl-CoA dehydrogenase family protein, which gives rise to MADLKQMKGISEADRKLLEQAEEWLGAEPTNMGPVKNIFWGNVKESYYFPYPQQDAREQAECDQLLARLDEYLRNEHPAVAIDQDQEIPRWVIDRLFEIGVLGMTIPKDFGGLGLGITSYNRVLERIGMYCGSTAVLVSAHQSIGCKAVMLYGSEEQKKLWLPHLAKDWLSAFCLSEPNVGCDAGGCETTFTKDENGDYIINGEKKWATSGAISGLFTVMARESRPDGKGKISALVCHPWLEGVDIFQKNRSKCGIRGTWQARIRFNNVRVPKCNLLGQEGRGLQIALSCLNYGRCTLSAGMLGGARRCRDQATKWSQTRFQFGLPLADKELVRQRIARMAAYDYAMDAVLYMTTGMLDRHDEDIQVETALCKVFCSEYGWRVVNDAVQIMGGESYMTENEVERIFRDSRINLIVEGANDVMQAYIFGYGGKQLAEKMLAVKEKVDWDKDESFAKNLARITPNLLKPKIMRAAVPLGLEVFLGIRRRVPTISSSTIDSSLRPYAERICRMVQEHTYQFKITSKRFEERLLVHQAVQARLADCALLAHAALCTLAKLDSDLKSHAGKGNGADLEFERDRAAAIHFLDLAECEFHANIRALYDNADETMLKAADAALKHSDAMSNNQFIISERSPNAKGSGRTPKQDGIKQFPGDRQSQFAQAPADHRAHAASHQ
- a CDS encoding Na/Pi cotransporter family protein; amino-acid sequence: MMWTILGGVGLFLLGMSLMTEGLKAAAGGTLRAILERRVSSPGRGVFWGAVLTALVQSSSATTMTTIGFVSAGLLTFPQAVGVIFGANLGTTSTGWLVSLLGFKVSVGAFALPLVFAGAVMRLFGRGRLSQSGLAVAGFGLLFVGLATLQSGMSGLSERFSPSDLPQPTLFGRLALVGIGLAMTVVMQSSSAAVATTLTALHAGAIELDQAAALVIGQNIGSAVTSAIAAIGGSTAAKRTALSHVLFNVVAAAIAVGGLSVLTWGAEWVRAHAGEHGDSIAIAMFHTLFNLCGVVILLPLVGQFSRLIERMLPERRSSMLAHLDPRIRETPSVAPEAARRTLLEATAIIARECAGVLGGQRGVALRELDAAGHAVGEAAGFLTQTAGDGGGSHVASRVAVMHAIDHLGRWIETLREMPRGSGDGYAGDELRQLRAEAGVRLGEIQRWGMGEQGIDVEAIGRLSKGIANARTRTRAAILERTATGLASPTQASAWIEELKWLDRLMYHAWRATAHLQPVPVDGGAVNEAHSESMGGVDHST